From a region of the Triticum aestivum cultivar Chinese Spring chromosome 7D, IWGSC CS RefSeq v2.1, whole genome shotgun sequence genome:
- the LOC123164674 gene encoding macrophage migration inhibitory factor homolog, with product MPQLSLSTNVPVDAVVAADILRDCSRALARIIGKPESYVTVSIDGSVPTSFAGSEEPAAYGEIMSIGGLGSGVNGKLSAALADILEAKLSVSASRFYVKFDDVQGYNVGFNGTTF from the exons ATGCCGCAGCTGAGCCTGAGCACCAACGTGCCGGTggacgccgtcgtcgccgccgacaTCCTCCGGGACTGCTCCAGGGCGCTCGCCAGGATCATCGGCAAGCCAGAATCC TACGTGACGGTGTCGATCGACGGGTCGGTGCCGACGTCGTTCGCGGGGAGCGAGGAGCCCGCGGCGTACGGGGAGATCATGTCCATCGGGGGCCTCGGCTCCGGCGTCAACGGCAAGCTCAGCGCCGCCCTCGCCGACATCCTCGAGGCCAAGCTCTCCGTCAGCGCCAGCAGGTTCTACGTCAAGTTCGACGATGTCCAG GGGTACAATGTGGGCTTCAACGGAACCACTTTCTAA
- the LOC123164673 gene encoding mitogen-activated protein kinase 4: MAMMVDPPNGMGNHGKHYYTMWQTMFEIDTKYVPIKPIGRGAYGIVCSSINQETNEKVAIKKINNVFDNRVDALRTLRELKLLRHLRHENVIALKDIMMPIHRRSFKDVYLVSELMDTDLHQIVKSSQPLSNDHCQYFLFQLLRGLKYLHSAGILHRDLKPGNLLVNANCDLKICDFGLARTNNTKGQFMTEYVVTRWYRAPELLLCCDNYGTSIDVWSVGCIFAELLGRKPIFPGTECLNQLKLIVNVLGTMSEADLAFIDNPKARNYIKSLPYTPGMPLSSMYPRAHPLAIDLLQKMLVFDPSKRISVTQALEHPYMSPLYDPSANPPAQVPIDLDIDENIGTDMIREMLWQEMLQYHPEAARMVNM, encoded by the exons ATGGCGATGATGGTGGATCCTCCGAACGGCATGGGAAACCACGGGAAGCACTACTACACCATGTGGCAGACCATGTTCGAGATCGACACCAAGTACGTGCCGATCAAGCCCATAGGGAGAGGAGCCTACGGGATAGTTTGCTCCTCGATCAACCAGGAGACCAACGAGAAGGTCGCCATCAAGAAGATAAACAACGTCTTTGACAACCGCGTGGATGCGCTGAGGACGCTGCGCGAACTGAAGCTCCTTCGGCACCTGCGCCATGAGAATGTCATTGCCTTGAAGGATATAATGATGCCGATACATAGGAGGAGCTTCAAGGATGTCTACTTGGTCTCCGAGCTCATGGACACAGATCTGCATCAGATTGTCAAGTCGTCTCAGCCGCTGTCCAATGACCACTGCCAGTATTTCCTTTTTCAG CTGCTCCGAGGACTGAAGTACCTTCATTCAGCAGGGATACTCCATAGAGACCTGAAGCCTGGGAACCTTCTGGTCAATGCAAACTGTGACCTAAAGATCTGTGACTTTGGCCTGGCTCGCACAAATAACACTAAAGGTCAGTTTATGACTGAATACGTTGTCACCCGTTGGTACAGAGCTCCCGAGCTGCTGCTCTGCTGCGACAACTATGGCACCTCCATAGATGTCTGGTCTGTTGGCTGCATCTTTGCTGAGCTACTTGGCCGCAAGCCGATCTTTCCAGGAACCGAGTGCCTTAATCAGCTTAAGCTTATAGTCAATGTTCTTGGCACCATGAGCGAGGCTGACCTCGCGTTCATTGACAACCCGAAAGCGCGCAACTACATTAAATCCCTTCCATACACCCCGGGGATGCCCCTCAGTAGCATGTACCCACGCGCGCACCCTCTTGCCATTGATCTGTTGCAGAAGATGCTTGTCTTCGACCCTTCCAAGAGGATCAGTGTCACCCAGGCTCTGGAGCACCCCTACATGTCCCCGCTGTATGATCCCAGCGCAAACCCTCCTGCTCAGGTGCCCATCGATCTCGACATAGATGAAAACATTGGCACAGATATGATCCGAGAAATGTTGTGGCAGGAGATGCTCCAGTACCACCCTGAGGCCGCCAGGATGGTGAATATGTGA